The following is a genomic window from Thermodesulfobacteriota bacterium.
GGGGAAGCGATAAGGTCAACAGGTGAACCCCGGCCGGGTGAGTGGTTTTCCTCCCGGCCTTGCACAGCGGGTGGTTTTGTAGTACGAAACGGGTATAAAGCCCGTTTTTTTATTTTAACCGATACCTGGACGCGGCAGTTTCCAACCCTGCCGTTTTTTGAGAGAGATATAGCGATGAAACTTGGTATAGTCGGCCTGGAAGGGGCCGGAAAAACAACGCTGTTCGAAGCCCTGACGCGGTCGGAGGCGGATGCCGGCCACCGCAACGAAGACCGGCTGGCCGTCATACCGGTGCCGGACCGGCGGGTGGATGTGCTGACCGGCATGTACAAGCCGCGCAAAACCATCTACGCCCAGATCGAATACTGTCTGCCGGCGGGAATCAAAAAAAACGAACGGGAAACCCGCTGGAATTCGGTCAAGGAGTGCGACGCCCTGATTCAGGTGGTGCGGAACTTCGAGCTGCCGGGAGGAGATCCGGCGACGCCGTACAAGGACATGGCCGCCCTGGACGAGGAATTCATCCTGGCCGATTACATGGTGGTGGAAAAACGCCTCGAGCGGATCGAAGCCGACAGCAAGCGGGGCAAGAAGGGGGACCCGGGCGAACTGACGCTGTTGCGGCAGGCCCGGGAAATGCTGGAATCCAATCAGCCCCTGAGGCAGAACGCCGAAATCAGCGTCTCTCCCCTGATGAGAGGGTTTACCTTCCTGTCCGCTAAACCCGCCCTGGTATTGATTAATAATGATGACGATAATCAAGGCCTCCCCCCGGGCGAACCGCCGGCGGGAGCCGACCTGATGGTGGTCCGGGGGCGGCTGGAGCATGAGATATCCCGCATGTCGGATGAAGAGGCGGCCGACTTTTTAAAGGAGTTCGCCATCGACGAACCGGCCACCGCCCGGGCCATCAAGCGGTCCTATCAGACGCTGGGGTTGATTTCCTTTTTTACCGTGGGCGAAGACGAAGTCCGGGCCTGGACCATCAAAAAAGAAACGCCGGCCGTCAAGGCCGCCGGGGTGATTCATTCGGACATGGAAAAGGGGTTTATCCGGGCCGAAGTGGTCGCCTATGACGACCTGATCAGCGCCGGCAGTTACGCTGAGGCCCGCAAGAGAGGCACCACCCGCCTGGAAGGCAAGACCTATATCATGGCGGACGGCGATATCGTTACCATCCGTTTTAATGTGTAGACCCATGAAGATTGATTTCCATACCCATATATTCCCCGATCCGGTCCGGCACAACCGGTCCGGCTATTTTGCCGGCGAGCCGGCCTTCCGCCTGCTGTACGAGCCGGAGAAATCGAAAATGGCTTCAGCCGAAGAATTGATCGCCTGCCTGGATGAAAGCGGCGTGGACATGGCCGTCACCTTCGGTTTTCCCTGGGAGAACCCGGATCTGGCCCTGGCCCACAACGATTATATCATCGAGGCCCAGCGGCGTTATCCCGGCCGGCTGGCCGGTTTCTGCTGCCTGGACATGTACGGGGGCGACCCTGCCGCCGAGGTGGAACGCTGCCTTGACGCCGGCCTTTACGGGGTGGGGGAACTGGCTTTTTACCAGTCCGGAATCGACGCTGAGGCCGTCCGGCGGCTGGCGCCGGTCATGGCCGTGTGCCGCGAGCGCGGCAAGCCGGTCATGATCCACACCAACGAACCCGTGGGGCACCCGTACCCCGGCAAGACGCCCATTACCGTGCGGCAGATTTACGATCTGGCCGCGGCCTTCCCGGACAACCGCATCGTGCTGGCCCACTGGGGCGGCGGGGTGTTCTTCTATAACCTGCTGAAAAGAGAAGCCCGGGAAGTGCTGAAAAACGTCTGGTACGACACCGCCGCCTCGCCCTACCTGTACGAGGCCGATATCTACCGCATCGCCGGCGGGCTGGCCGGCCCGGACAAAATCCTCTGGGGCACGGACTTTCCGCTGCTCAAGCCCGCCCGGTATTTTAAAGAAATGGATCAGGCCGGCCTGAGCGGGCCTGACCGTGACGCCCTTCTCGGCGGCAACGCCGCCGCGTTCCTGGGTCTATCCCGGGAGACCTGATGCTTGGCGGCCCGCGGCACGAACGAACACACGGATGACGTTTTTGTGCCATATTATCAACCTTGGCTATTTGAAAAAGGAGGTCGTATGAAACGTGGACTATTGCCTGTTATGGTTATGATGCTGCTGCTGGCCGCAGGTCTTGCCGGTGCCGAAGGGGAAAAACCCTGGAAGGGCAGCGGTGAAATCGGATTTCTCCAGACGACCGGCAATTCGGAAACAGAGTCGTTAAAAGTCAAATCCGGCTTTTCGTATGAGCAAGGGCATATGCTGGGGGAATTGAAGCTGGGCGCGATTTACAGTTCCGAAGAAACGGAAGTCGATGGCGTCAAAGAAGATAAAACCTCCGCTGAAAAGTATAGCGCCGCCGCCAAAGGAGGGTATAAATTTACCGATGTCGATTACGTTTTTGCAATCGCCGATTACGTGGACGACCGGTTCAGCGGCTATGATTACCGGACTAATTATGGCGTTGGTTACGGCAGAAAGATCATCAATACCGAAACCGTCAAGCTGGTCGCGGAAATCGGCCCCGGTTACCGTTATGACAAACAGGACGACGGCACCCTGGAAAACGAAGCGGTGGCTCGCGGTTATCTGATGTGCAGTTATAATTTTTCCGAGACCGCCGCATTGCAGCAGGAGCTGACCATTCTGGCCG
Proteins encoded in this region:
- a CDS encoding DUF933 domain-containing protein, which encodes MKLGIVGLEGAGKTTLFEALTRSEADAGHRNEDRLAVIPVPDRRVDVLTGMYKPRKTIYAQIEYCLPAGIKKNERETRWNSVKECDALIQVVRNFELPGGDPATPYKDMAALDEEFILADYMVVEKRLERIEADSKRGKKGDPGELTLLRQAREMLESNQPLRQNAEISVSPLMRGFTFLSAKPALVLINNDDDNQGLPPGEPPAGADLMVVRGRLEHEISRMSDEEAADFLKEFAIDEPATARAIKRSYQTLGLISFFTVGEDEVRAWTIKKETPAVKAAGVIHSDMEKGFIRAEVVAYDDLISAGSYAEARKRGTTRLEGKTYIMADGDIVTIRFNV
- a CDS encoding amidohydrolase family protein produces the protein MKIDFHTHIFPDPVRHNRSGYFAGEPAFRLLYEPEKSKMASAEELIACLDESGVDMAVTFGFPWENPDLALAHNDYIIEAQRRYPGRLAGFCCLDMYGGDPAAEVERCLDAGLYGVGELAFYQSGIDAEAVRRLAPVMAVCRERGKPVMIHTNEPVGHPYPGKTPITVRQIYDLAAAFPDNRIVLAHWGGGVFFYNLLKREAREVLKNVWYDTAASPYLYEADIYRIAGGLAGPDKILWGTDFPLLKPARYFKEMDQAGLSGPDRDALLGGNAAAFLGLSRET
- a CDS encoding DUF481 domain-containing protein — translated: MKRGLLPVMVMMLLLAAGLAGAEGEKPWKGSGEIGFLQTTGNSETESLKVKSGFSYEQGHMLGELKLGAIYSSEETEVDGVKEDKTSAEKYSAAAKGGYKFTDVDYVFAIADYVDDRFSGYDYRTNYGVGYGRKIINTETVKLVAEIGPGYRYDKQDDGTLENEAVARGYLMCSYNFSETAALQQELTILAGSDNTNTKSVTALKAQIVGALSMKASYTLDHNSQVPEDKNKTDRETALTLVYDF